The Malaclemys terrapin pileata isolate rMalTer1 chromosome 19, rMalTer1.hap1, whole genome shotgun sequence genome has a window encoding:
- the MRTO4 gene encoding mRNA turnover protein 4 homolog, with the protein MPKSKRDKKISLTKTTKKGLEVKQSLIEELRKCVDTYKYLFIFSVANMRNNKLKDIRSAWKHSRIFFGKNKVMMVALGRGPADEYKENLHQVSKHLRGEVGLLFTNRTKEDVNEWFSQFKEVDFARAGNKATFTVSLDTGPLEQFPHSMEPQLRQLGLPTALKKGVVTLLSDYEVCKEGDVLTPEQARVLKLFGYEMAEFKVTIKCMWHSETGDFQQLVKETEETSEMEEEEDDDDEENDN; encoded by the exons ATGCCTAAATCCAAGCGGGACAAGAAGA tttccCTAACAAAAACCACAAAGAAAGGTTTAGAAGTCAAACAGAGTTTAATAGAAGAG TTGCGGAAATGTGTGGACACCTACAAATACCTCTTTATCTTCTCTGTTGCCAACATGAGAAACAACAAGCTGAAGGATATCAGAAGTGCCTGGAAGCACAGCAG GATTTTCTTTGGGAAAAACAAAGTTATGATGGTGGCACTGGGACGGGGGCCTGCTGATGAGTACAAGGAGAACTTACACCAG GTCAGCAAACACCTAAGAGGTGAAGTCGGTCTCCTGTTCACCAATCGTACCAAAGAAGATGTGAACGA atgGTTCTCTCAGTTCAAAGAGGTGGACTTTGCCCGTGCAGGTAACAAGGCAACATTCACAGTGAGCCTGGACACAGGGCCCCTGGAGCAGTTTCCCCACTCAATGGAGCCTCAATTACGGCAGCTGGGATTGCCAACGGCTTTGAAAAAAG GAGTCGTGACCCTGCTTTCCGATTACGAAGTCTGCAAGGAAGGGGATGTTCTGACCCCTGAACAGGCTCGTGTCTTG AAACTCTTTGGCTATGAGATGGCAGAGTTTAAAGTGACCATCAAGTGCATGTGGCATTCTGAGACTGGAGACTTTCAgcagttggtgaaagagacagaagAAACCTCAgagatggaggaagaggaggacgatGACGATGAAGAAAATGACAATTAA